Proteins from a genomic interval of Stenotrophomonas maltophilia R551-3:
- a CDS encoding DegQ family serine endoprotease gives MTPRLRTQAIGLFALTLPLVACAQPAPPAAQPQAAAAAAPRAPAQPLVSGLPDFTHLVEQVGPGVVNVDTTIVRNNRQASRGPMGGDDDMPEFFRRFFGPDFPMPGQGPGGQDGGPSIKGRGMGSGFIISPDGYVLTNYHVVADASEVKVKLGDSREFNAKVVGSDQQYDVALLKIDGKNLPTVRVGDSNTLKPGQWVVAIGSPFGLDHSVTAGIVSALGRSTGGADQRYVPFIQTDVAINQGNSGGPLLNTRGEVVGINSQIFSASGGYMGISFAIPIDLAMSAVEQIKKSGKVTRGQLGAVVEPIDALKAQGLGLPDSRGALVNQIVAGSAAEKAGVQIGDVVRSVNGSPVNSWSDLPPLIGAMAPGSRVTLGVIRDGKPRDLSATLTALSEDGQGNARTAAGPKPDAAPQAGANALLGLDVSDLTAPQRKQFGLDGNEGVRITGVKGQAARDAGLSPGMVILQVGRTTVGSVDALNRALSSYKKDDVVMLLVRTGNGNSAFVAVKAGQ, from the coding sequence ATGACTCCCCGACTCCGCACGCAGGCCATTGGCCTGTTCGCCCTGACCCTGCCGCTGGTGGCCTGTGCCCAGCCAGCGCCGCCTGCCGCCCAGCCCCAGGCCGCCGCTGCAGCAGCCCCGCGCGCGCCGGCGCAGCCGCTGGTCAGCGGCCTGCCCGATTTCACCCATCTGGTCGAACAGGTCGGGCCGGGCGTGGTCAACGTCGACACCACCATCGTGCGCAACAACCGCCAGGCCTCGCGTGGCCCGATGGGCGGCGACGATGACATGCCGGAATTCTTCCGTCGCTTCTTCGGGCCTGACTTCCCGATGCCGGGGCAGGGGCCGGGCGGGCAGGACGGTGGCCCCAGCATCAAGGGCCGCGGCATGGGCTCGGGCTTCATCATTTCGCCCGACGGCTACGTGCTGACCAACTACCACGTGGTGGCTGACGCCAGCGAGGTGAAGGTCAAGCTGGGTGACAGCCGCGAATTCAACGCCAAGGTGGTGGGCAGTGACCAGCAGTACGACGTGGCCCTGCTGAAGATCGACGGCAAGAACCTGCCGACCGTGCGGGTGGGCGATTCCAATACCCTGAAGCCGGGCCAGTGGGTTGTCGCGATCGGCTCGCCGTTCGGCCTGGACCACTCGGTCACCGCCGGCATCGTCAGCGCGCTGGGCCGCAGCACCGGTGGCGCTGATCAGCGCTACGTGCCGTTCATCCAGACCGACGTGGCGATCAACCAGGGCAACTCCGGCGGCCCGCTGCTGAACACCCGCGGCGAAGTGGTCGGCATCAACTCGCAGATCTTCTCCGCCTCGGGCGGTTACATGGGCATCAGCTTCGCGATTCCGATCGACCTGGCGATGAGCGCGGTCGAGCAGATCAAGAAGAGTGGCAAGGTCACCCGTGGCCAGCTGGGCGCGGTGGTCGAGCCGATCGATGCGCTGAAGGCGCAGGGCCTGGGCCTGCCGGACAGCCGTGGCGCGCTGGTCAACCAGATCGTGGCCGGCAGCGCGGCGGAAAAGGCCGGCGTGCAGATCGGTGACGTGGTGCGCTCGGTCAATGGCAGCCCGGTCAACAGCTGGTCGGACCTGCCGCCGCTGATCGGTGCGATGGCGCCGGGCAGCCGGGTCACGCTGGGCGTGATCCGCGACGGCAAGCCGCGTGACCTGAGCGCCACGCTGACCGCGCTGAGCGAAGACGGCCAGGGCAATGCCCGCACGGCCGCAGGACCCAAGCCCGATGCGGCGCCGCAGGCAGGTGCCAATGCACTGCTTGGCCTGGATGTCAGTGATCTGACTGCGCCGCAGCGCAAGCAGTTCGGCCTGGACGGCAACGAAGGTGTGCGCATCACCGGGGTCAAGGGCCAGGCGGCACGTGACGCGGGCCTGTCGCCGGGCATGGTGATCCTGCAGGTCGGCCGCACCACGGTCGGCAGCGTGGATGCCCTGAACCGCGCGCTGTCCAGCTACAAGAAGGACGATGTGGTGATGCTGCTGGTACGTACCGGCAACGGCAACAGCGCCTTCGTGGCGGTCAAGGCCGGCCAGTAA
- a CDS encoding sigma-E factor negative regulatory protein, with amino-acid sequence MTSNPFNESQNHQSPAGQRLDQRHREQLSALVDGELGADEARFLLRRMEHDPELAGCQERWQLLGDVMRGQASLLAPVGFGAAVAAAIAAEPAPQAEPRRQVRRSGWRAWGGGAALAASVAAVALFMGGEKLQEATPGEPLAPQVIASQAELAPAPGTPAPVTEASVDTAAMAVAAAPAVAMAAAGRRQDTRRASATRSQQAARAAQRDDVPQRAVAAAQAPLTPSVPANASRNLPFGEVGGLQARPWPRSSLAPAAGGALNASFPAHAGGAAFYPFEPRLQDDLPVPPRPRD; translated from the coding sequence ATGACCAGTAATCCGTTCAACGAATCGCAGAACCATCAATCCCCTGCCGGGCAGCGCCTGGACCAGCGCCACCGCGAGCAGCTGTCGGCGCTGGTCGATGGCGAGCTGGGCGCAGATGAAGCGCGCTTCCTGCTGCGCCGCATGGAACATGACCCCGAACTGGCAGGCTGCCAGGAACGCTGGCAGCTGCTCGGCGACGTGATGCGCGGCCAGGCCTCGCTGCTGGCGCCTGTCGGCTTCGGTGCCGCTGTGGCCGCCGCCATTGCTGCCGAACCCGCACCACAGGCGGAGCCGCGCCGTCAGGTGCGGCGTAGCGGCTGGCGGGCCTGGGGCGGTGGTGCTGCACTGGCCGCCTCGGTGGCGGCAGTGGCCCTTTTCATGGGCGGCGAGAAGCTGCAGGAGGCCACGCCGGGCGAGCCGCTGGCGCCGCAGGTGATCGCCAGTCAGGCCGAGCTGGCGCCGGCACCGGGCACCCCGGCTCCGGTCACCGAAGCCTCGGTGGATACCGCAGCGATGGCGGTGGCTGCTGCGCCGGCGGTGGCGATGGCCGCTGCCGGCCGCCGCCAGGACACCCGCCGTGCCAGTGCGACCCGCAGCCAGCAGGCCGCGCGTGCCGCGCAGCGTGACGATGTACCGCAGCGTGCCGTGGCTGCCGCGCAGGCGCCGTTGACCCCGAGCGTGCCGGCCAACGCCAGCCGCAACCTGCCGTTCGGTGAGGTCGGTGGCCTGCAGGCGCGACCGTGGCCGCGCTCCAGCCTGGCGCCCGCCGCCGGTGGCGCGCTCAATGCCAGCTTCCCGGCCCACGCCGGTGGTGCCGCGTTCTACCCGTTCGAGCCGCGCCTGCAGGATGACCTGCCGGTGCCGCCGCGCCCGCGCGACTGA
- the rpoE gene encoding RNA polymerase sigma factor RpoE: protein MADVDTPQELDLELVRRVQHGESAAFDVLVRKYQHRVVALVGRYIADWSECQDVAQDTFIRAYRAIGSFRGDAQFSTWLHRIAVNTAKNYLASHNRRPPTDDIDIGDAEQFDSGTRLRDTDTPERELMRQELEQTVMKAVNALPEELRLAITLREVEGLSYDEIAQKMGCPIGTVRSRIFRAREAIDTELRPLLDIGSATREKSRV, encoded by the coding sequence ATGGCCGATGTTGATACACCTCAGGAGCTGGATCTGGAACTGGTCCGGCGCGTGCAGCACGGCGAGAGTGCCGCCTTCGATGTCCTGGTGCGCAAGTACCAGCATCGGGTCGTGGCCTTGGTCGGTCGCTACATCGCCGACTGGAGCGAATGTCAGGACGTCGCCCAGGACACTTTCATCCGTGCCTACCGCGCGATCGGAAGTTTCCGTGGCGATGCCCAGTTCTCAACCTGGTTGCATCGAATCGCCGTGAATACCGCCAAAAACTACCTGGCTTCACACAATCGCCGCCCGCCGACCGATGACATCGACATCGGCGATGCTGAACAGTTCGACAGCGGGACGCGCCTGCGCGACACCGACACGCCCGAACGCGAGTTGATGCGCCAGGAGCTGGAACAGACGGTGATGAAGGCCGTCAACGCGCTGCCGGAAGAACTCCGGCTGGCGATCACCCTGCGCGAGGTGGAAGGCCTGAGTTACGACGAAATCGCGCAGAAAATGGGGTGCCCGATCGGCACCGTGCGTTCACGGATCTTCCGGGCGCGCGAGGCGATCGACACCGAACTCCGGCCGCTGTTGGACATCGGCAGCGCCACCCGTGAGAAGAGCCGCGTATGA
- a CDS encoding 3-hydroxyacyl-CoA dehydrogenase NAD-binding domain-containing protein, translated as MLSGFDGLRFSHWLPEIRDDGVVVLSLDRQDSSVNAMSQDVLLELGDLLERIAMDPPKGVVIQSLKKAGFIAGADLKEFQEFDRRGTVNDAIRRGQSTYQKLAELPCPTVAAIHGHCLGGGTELALACRYRVASNDSSTRIGLPETQLGIFPGWGGSARLPQLVGAPAAMDMMLTGRTLSASAARGIGLVDKVVAPAVVLDTAVALALSGTTRPFKQRATAWATNTWLARTLLAPQMVKQVARKAKKDQYPAPYALISTWQRSGGKPVQARLDAERRAVVKLASTPTARNLIRIFFLTERLKGLGGGDSGIRHVHVVGAGVMGGDIAAWAAYKGFEVTLQDREQRFIDPAMERAQALFAKKVRDESKRPAVAARLRADLEGNGVAEADLVIEAIIENPEAKRALYQTLEPKMKQDALLTTNTSSIPLLELRDHIQRPAQFAGLHYFNPVAQMPLVEIIHHDGMAPETERRLAAFCKALGKFPVPVAGSPGFLVNRVLFPYMLEAATAYAEGIPGPVIDKAAVKFGMPMGPIELIDTVGLDVAAGVGRELAPFLGLQIPAALQTVEPDKRGKKDGQGIYTWENGRAKKPDVASDYQAPADLEDRLILPLLNEAVACLHEGVVADSDLLDAGVIFGTGFAPFRGGPIQHIRAVGADAIVERLKALQQRHGDRFAPRPGWDNPVLREPVV; from the coding sequence ATGCTCTCAGGCTTCGATGGTCTCCGCTTCAGCCACTGGCTCCCCGAGATCCGCGACGACGGCGTGGTGGTCCTCTCCCTGGATCGTCAGGACAGCAGCGTCAACGCAATGTCGCAGGACGTGCTGCTGGAACTGGGCGACCTGCTTGAGCGCATCGCCATGGACCCGCCCAAGGGCGTGGTGATCCAGTCCCTGAAGAAGGCCGGCTTCATCGCCGGTGCCGACCTGAAGGAATTCCAGGAATTCGACCGCCGCGGCACCGTGAACGATGCCATCCGCCGTGGCCAGTCCACCTACCAGAAGCTGGCCGAGCTGCCCTGCCCGACCGTGGCGGCGATCCATGGCCACTGCCTGGGCGGCGGCACCGAGCTGGCGCTGGCCTGCCGCTACCGTGTGGCTTCGAATGACAGTTCGACCCGCATCGGCCTGCCGGAAACCCAGCTGGGCATTTTCCCGGGCTGGGGCGGCAGCGCGCGCCTGCCGCAGCTGGTGGGCGCACCGGCGGCGATGGACATGATGCTGACCGGCCGCACCCTGTCAGCCTCGGCTGCACGTGGCATCGGCCTGGTCGACAAGGTGGTGGCACCGGCGGTGGTGCTCGACACGGCCGTAGCGCTGGCGCTGTCCGGCACCACCCGCCCGTTCAAGCAGCGCGCGACGGCATGGGCGACCAACACCTGGCTGGCACGCACGCTGCTGGCGCCGCAGATGGTCAAGCAGGTCGCACGCAAGGCGAAGAAGGACCAGTACCCCGCGCCGTATGCGCTGATCAGCACCTGGCAGCGCAGCGGTGGCAAGCCGGTGCAGGCACGCCTGGATGCCGAACGTCGCGCCGTGGTGAAACTGGCCAGCACCCCCACCGCGCGCAACCTGATCCGCATCTTCTTCCTTACCGAGCGCCTGAAGGGCCTGGGTGGTGGTGATTCGGGCATCCGCCACGTGCACGTGGTCGGTGCCGGTGTGATGGGCGGCGATATTGCTGCATGGGCCGCCTACAAGGGCTTCGAAGTGACTCTGCAGGACCGTGAGCAGCGCTTCATCGACCCGGCCATGGAACGCGCCCAAGCGCTGTTCGCCAAGAAAGTGCGCGACGAAAGCAAGCGTCCGGCGGTGGCCGCGCGCCTGCGGGCCGACCTGGAAGGCAACGGCGTGGCTGAAGCCGACCTGGTGATCGAAGCCATCATCGAGAACCCGGAAGCCAAGCGTGCGCTGTACCAGACGCTGGAACCGAAGATGAAGCAGGACGCACTGCTGACCACCAATACTTCGTCGATTCCGCTGCTGGAACTGCGCGACCACATCCAGCGCCCGGCGCAGTTCGCCGGCCTGCACTACTTCAACCCGGTGGCGCAGATGCCGCTGGTGGAAATCATCCATCACGACGGCATGGCGCCTGAAACCGAGCGTCGACTGGCCGCGTTCTGCAAGGCACTGGGCAAGTTCCCCGTGCCGGTGGCCGGCAGCCCGGGCTTCCTGGTCAACCGCGTGCTGTTCCCGTACATGCTGGAAGCCGCCACCGCCTATGCCGAAGGCATCCCGGGCCCGGTGATCGACAAGGCCGCTGTGAAGTTCGGCATGCCGATGGGCCCGATCGAACTGATCGACACGGTGGGCCTGGACGTGGCCGCTGGCGTTGGCCGCGAACTGGCACCGTTCCTCGGCCTGCAGATTCCGGCCGCGCTGCAGACGGTGGAACCGGACAAGCGCGGCAAGAAGGATGGCCAGGGCATCTATACCTGGGAAAACGGCCGTGCGAAGAAGCCGGACGTGGCCAGCGATTACCAGGCACCGGCCGATCTGGAAGACCGCCTGATCCTGCCGCTGTTGAACGAGGCAGTGGCCTGCCTGCACGAAGGCGTGGTGGCGGATTCGGACCTGCTGGATGCCGGCGTGATCTTCGGTACTGGCTTCGCACCGTTCCGTGGCGGCCCGATCCAGCACATCCGCGCGGTGGGTGCCGATGCAATCGTGGAGCGGCTGAAGGCACTGCAGCAGCGCCACGGCGATCGTTTCGCCCCGCGCCCGGGCTGGGACAACCCCGTCCTGCGTGAACCGGTGGTGTGA
- a CDS encoding pirin family protein produces the protein MTTIIAPRVHDIGGLEVRRAVPTLQARSIGSFVFVDQMGPALMHPGTAIDVRPHPHIGLATVTYLWSGAIGHRDTLGSDQVIRPGDVNWMTAGRGIAHSERTPQPDRDHDNPIHGMQTWVALPKSHEEIEPAFYHHAAATLPEQRRNGVWLRVIAGRAYGEESPVKVFADTLNVAIDLDPDAEIDIDNGHRERALYILEGEAQLDGVDIPAQHLVIPEAGATGRLRAKTPVKAMLFGGEPLDGPRHLWWNFVSSSKERIEQAKHDWEAGRFGTIPGDDKEFIPLPQY, from the coding sequence ATGACCACCATCATCGCCCCGCGCGTGCACGACATCGGCGGACTCGAAGTCCGTCGCGCCGTCCCCACCCTGCAGGCGCGCAGCATCGGCTCGTTCGTGTTCGTCGACCAGATGGGCCCGGCACTCATGCATCCCGGCACCGCCATCGACGTGCGCCCGCATCCGCATATCGGCCTGGCCACCGTCACCTACCTGTGGTCGGGCGCCATCGGCCACCGCGACACGCTGGGCTCGGACCAGGTGATCCGCCCCGGTGACGTCAACTGGATGACCGCTGGCCGCGGCATCGCCCATTCCGAACGCACGCCGCAACCAGACCGCGATCACGACAACCCGATCCACGGCATGCAGACCTGGGTCGCACTGCCGAAGTCGCATGAGGAAATCGAGCCGGCGTTCTACCACCATGCCGCGGCCACCCTGCCCGAGCAGCGCCGCAATGGTGTCTGGCTGCGGGTGATCGCCGGCCGCGCCTATGGCGAGGAATCGCCGGTGAAGGTGTTCGCCGACACCCTCAACGTAGCGATCGACCTCGACCCGGATGCGGAGATCGATATCGACAATGGCCACCGCGAGCGCGCGCTGTACATCCTCGAGGGCGAGGCGCAGCTGGACGGCGTTGACATCCCCGCCCAGCACCTGGTGATCCCCGAAGCCGGTGCGACAGGCCGCCTGCGTGCGAAGACGCCGGTGAAGGCGATGTTGTTCGGTGGCGAGCCACTGGATGGCCCACGTCACCTGTGGTGGAACTTCGTCTCCAGCTCGAAGGAGCGTATCGAGCAGGCCAAGCACGACTGGGAAGCCGGCCGCTTCGGCACCATTCCGGGCGACGACAAGGAATTCATCCCGCTGCCGCAGTACTGA
- the aqpZ gene encoding aquaporin Z, producing MSMGKRLSAEFLGTFWLVLGGCGSAVLAAKFGGDGNPLGIGFLGVALAFGLTVVTGAYAFGHISGAHFNPAVSVGLWAGGRFPTKDLIPYIIAQVAGGLLAGFILLQIASGASGFAIDGSQAGAFASNGYGALSPGGYSVAAAFLCEVVLTAVFLIVIMGATHGKAPAGFAPLAIGLSLTLIHLISIPVTNTSVNPARSTAVAFFAGSGAVSQLWLFWVAPLLGGAIGGIIYKWLGNDR from the coding sequence ATGAGCATGGGTAAACGCTTGTCCGCCGAGTTCCTCGGCACGTTCTGGCTGGTTCTGGGTGGCTGTGGCAGTGCGGTGCTGGCCGCCAAGTTCGGTGGCGACGGCAATCCGCTGGGTATCGGTTTCCTCGGCGTTGCGCTGGCCTTCGGCCTGACCGTGGTGACCGGCGCCTATGCGTTCGGCCATATCTCCGGCGCGCACTTCAATCCGGCGGTCAGTGTCGGCCTGTGGGCCGGCGGTCGTTTCCCGACCAAGGACCTGATCCCGTACATCATCGCCCAGGTTGCCGGCGGCCTGCTGGCCGGCTTCATCCTGCTGCAGATCGCATCGGGCGCCAGCGGCTTCGCCATTGATGGCAGCCAGGCCGGTGCATTCGCCAGCAACGGCTACGGCGCGCTGTCCCCCGGCGGCTACAGCGTGGCCGCGGCCTTCCTGTGCGAAGTGGTGCTGACCGCCGTGTTCCTGATCGTGATCATGGGCGCCACCCACGGCAAGGCACCGGCCGGGTTCGCCCCGCTGGCGATCGGCCTGTCGCTGACCCTGATCCACCTGATCAGCATCCCGGTCACCAACACCTCGGTGAACCCGGCCCGTTCCACGGCGGTGGCCTTCTTCGCCGGCAGCGGCGCGGTCAGCCAGCTGTGGCTGTTCTGGGTCGCCCCGCTGCTGGGCGGCGCGATCGGCGGCATCATCTACAAGTGGCTCGGCAACGACCGCTGA
- a CDS encoding pirin family protein, translated as MSLPEPARVLRTIRGMPTSDGAGVRLTRVIGGPTLPDLDPFLLLDEFGTDRAEDYIAGFPEHPHRGFETVTYMLDGRMRHRDNHGNEGLLTPGSVQWMTAGRGLVHSEMPEQESGQMRGFQLWVNLPAKEKMTDPKYQEFAPERIPVVKPETGVEVKVIAGSVDGTHGPIVQPATDPLYLDITLAPDRAWTYALPEGHNAFAYVFEGAMTVGEQDAARDVARQELAVLGGGEQLHISAGSEGARLILVAGRPLREPVMRHGPFVMNTRQELMQAFVDFQEGKF; from the coding sequence ATGAGCCTTCCCGAACCGGCCCGCGTGCTGCGTACCATCCGTGGCATGCCCACCTCCGACGGTGCCGGCGTGCGCCTGACCCGCGTCATCGGTGGTCCGACGCTGCCGGACCTGGATCCGTTCCTGCTGCTCGATGAATTCGGCACCGACCGCGCCGAGGACTACATCGCCGGCTTCCCGGAACACCCGCACCGCGGTTTCGAGACGGTCACCTACATGCTCGACGGGCGCATGCGGCACCGCGACAACCACGGCAACGAAGGCCTGCTGACCCCGGGCAGCGTGCAGTGGATGACCGCCGGCCGCGGCCTGGTGCATTCGGAGATGCCCGAGCAGGAAAGCGGGCAGATGCGCGGTTTCCAGCTGTGGGTAAACCTGCCGGCGAAGGAGAAGATGACCGACCCGAAGTACCAGGAATTCGCGCCGGAGCGCATTCCGGTGGTGAAGCCGGAAACCGGCGTGGAAGTGAAGGTGATTGCCGGCAGCGTGGACGGCACCCACGGCCCGATCGTGCAGCCGGCCACTGATCCGCTCTACCTCGATATCACGCTGGCACCGGATCGAGCCTGGACCTACGCGCTGCCGGAAGGGCACAACGCCTTTGCCTATGTGTTCGAAGGTGCGATGACCGTGGGTGAGCAGGACGCCGCGCGCGACGTTGCACGTCAGGAACTGGCGGTGCTGGGCGGCGGCGAGCAGTTGCACATCTCGGCCGGCAGCGAGGGTGCGCGGTTGATTCTGGTGGCCGGCCGTCCGCTGCGCGAGCCGGTGATGCGGCACGGCCCGTTCGTGATGAACACGCGGCAGGAACTGATGCAGGCCTTCGTCGATTTCCAGGAAGGCAAGTTCTGA
- a CDS encoding carbon starvation CstA family protein: MKGFSKIGWAALALLGAFCLGTVALRRGEHINALWIVVAAVSLYLVAYRFYSLFIADKVMQLDPTRATPAVINNDGLDYVPTNKHVLFGHHFAAIAGAGPLVGPVLAAQMGYLPGLLWLVVGVVLAGAVQDFMVLFLSSRRNGRSLGDLVREEMGQVPGTIALFGAFLIMIIILAVLAMVVVKALAESPWGMFTVIATMPIAILMGVYMRYIRPGKIGEISVVGLILLLAAIWFGGKVAADPTWGPAFTFTGTQITWMLIGYGFVASVLPVWLLLAPRDYLSTFLKIGTIIALAIGILVVMPELKMPALTQFAASGDGPVWKGGMFPFLFITIACGAVSGFHALISSGTTPKLLANEAHMRYIGYGGMLMESFVAVMALVAASIIDPGIYFAMNSPAAVIGADAASAAHYITNTWGFTITPEQLTATAAAIGEPTILHRAGGAPTLAVGIAQILHEAIPSSSDAMMAFWYHFAILFEALFILTAVDAGTRAGRFMLQDLLGNFVPALKKTESWTANIIGTAGCVALWGYLLYTGVVDPFGGIQTLWPLFGISNQMLAGIALMLGTVVLFKMKRDRYAWVTAVPAVWLLICTTYAGFIKIFDSNPAQGFLAQAHKFQAALASDTITAPAKSVAQMKQIVVNAYVNTSLTALFLLVVGAVLVYSIKTILAARRNPQRSDRETPYVALKPHEMVDL; the protein is encoded by the coding sequence ATGAAAGGGTTTTCCAAAATAGGCTGGGCGGCCCTCGCCCTGCTTGGCGCATTCTGTCTGGGCACCGTGGCCCTGCGCCGCGGTGAACACATCAACGCACTATGGATCGTGGTGGCAGCGGTTTCGCTGTACCTGGTCGCCTACCGCTTCTACAGCCTGTTCATCGCCGACAAGGTGATGCAGCTCGATCCGACCCGGGCCACCCCGGCGGTGATCAACAACGATGGCCTGGACTACGTCCCGACCAACAAGCACGTGCTGTTCGGCCACCACTTCGCCGCCATTGCCGGTGCCGGTCCGCTGGTCGGCCCGGTCCTGGCCGCGCAGATGGGCTACCTGCCCGGCCTGCTGTGGCTGGTGGTGGGCGTGGTATTGGCCGGCGCGGTACAGGACTTCATGGTCCTGTTCCTGTCCAGCCGCCGCAACGGCCGCTCGCTGGGTGACCTGGTCCGCGAAGAGATGGGCCAGGTGCCGGGCACCATCGCGTTGTTCGGTGCGTTCCTGATCATGATCATCATCCTGGCGGTGCTGGCGATGGTGGTGGTCAAGGCGCTGGCGGAAAGTCCGTGGGGCATGTTCACGGTGATCGCAACAATGCCGATCGCCATCCTGATGGGCGTGTACATGCGCTACATCCGCCCCGGCAAGATCGGCGAGATCTCGGTGGTCGGCCTGATCCTGCTGCTGGCAGCAATCTGGTTCGGCGGCAAGGTAGCGGCGGACCCGACCTGGGGCCCGGCGTTCACCTTCACCGGTACCCAGATCACCTGGATGCTGATCGGCTACGGCTTCGTCGCCTCGGTGCTGCCGGTGTGGCTGCTGCTGGCCCCGCGCGACTACCTGTCGACCTTCCTCAAGATCGGCACCATCATCGCGCTGGCCATCGGCATCCTGGTGGTGATGCCGGAACTGAAGATGCCGGCACTGACCCAGTTCGCCGCCAGCGGTGATGGCCCGGTGTGGAAGGGCGGCATGTTCCCGTTCCTGTTCATCACCATCGCCTGCGGTGCGGTCTCCGGCTTCCATGCGCTGATTTCCTCCGGCACCACACCGAAGCTGCTGGCCAATGAAGCGCACATGCGCTACATCGGCTACGGCGGCATGCTGATGGAATCGTTCGTGGCGGTGATGGCACTGGTGGCCGCATCGATCATCGATCCAGGCATCTACTTCGCCATGAACAGCCCGGCCGCCGTGATCGGTGCCGATGCGGCCTCCGCCGCGCACTACATCACCAACACCTGGGGCTTCACCATCACGCCCGAGCAGCTGACCGCGACCGCAGCGGCCATCGGCGAACCCACGATCCTGCATCGCGCTGGTGGTGCGCCAACGCTGGCAGTGGGCATCGCGCAGATCCTGCACGAAGCCATTCCCAGCAGCAGCGACGCGATGATGGCCTTCTGGTACCACTTCGCCATCCTGTTCGAAGCACTGTTCATCCTGACCGCCGTGGACGCGGGCACCCGCGCTGGACGCTTCATGCTGCAGGATCTGCTCGGCAACTTCGTGCCAGCGCTGAAGAAGACCGAGTCGTGGACCGCCAACATCATCGGCACCGCCGGCTGCGTGGCGCTGTGGGGCTACCTGCTGTACACCGGCGTGGTCGATCCGTTCGGCGGCATCCAGACCTTGTGGCCGCTGTTCGGCATCTCCAACCAGATGCTGGCCGGCATCGCGTTGATGCTGGGCACGGTGGTGCTGTTCAAGATGAAGCGTGACCGCTATGCGTGGGTCACTGCCGTACCCGCCGTGTGGCTGCTGATCTGCACCACCTATGCCGGCTTCATCAAGATCTTCGACAGCAACCCGGCACAGGGCTTCCTGGCGCAGGCACACAAGTTCCAGGCCGCGCTTGCCAGCGATACCATCACCGCGCCGGCCAAGTCGGTGGCGCAGATGAAGCAGATCGTGGTCAACGCCTACGTCAACACCAGCCTGACCGCGCTGTTCCTGCTGGTGGTCGGTGCGGTGCTGGTGTATTCGATCAAGACCATCCTCGCGGCTCGCCGCAATCCGCAGCGCAGTGACCGCGAAACCCCGTACGTGGCACTGAAGCCGCACGAAATGGTGGATCTGTGA
- a CDS encoding YbdD/YjiX family protein: MSTQLVPVGQYQAHRRIWRRLVQTARLCCGIPDYDNYVRHMLEKHPDQQPMDYKTFFRERQEARYGGRNGGRCC; this comes from the coding sequence ATGAGCACCCAACTGGTTCCCGTCGGCCAGTACCAGGCACACCGCCGCATCTGGCGGCGCCTGGTGCAGACCGCACGCCTGTGCTGTGGCATTCCTGATTACGACAACTACGTCCGGCACATGCTGGAAAAGCATCCGGACCAGCAGCCGATGGACTACAAGACGTTCTTCCGCGAGCGTCAGGAAGCACGCTACGGTGGCCGTAACGGTGGCCGCTGCTGCTGA